From one Pyxidicoccus xibeiensis genomic stretch:
- a CDS encoding bile acid:sodium symporter family protein has protein sequence MQANSIATDFMMVALGIIMLGLGLSLTVADFKRVIVYPRAVIVGLVCQMFLLPAACALIAHAFGLPPELAVGLMLLAASPGGATANLFSHLARGDVALNITLTAVNSALTLITLPLIINLSMTHFMGEGRAVPMQFGKVLQVFAIVLGPVSLGMFIRSKRPSVALKLDKPIRLLSVAFLAALIAAAVYKDRANVGTYFQQVGSAALAFNLASMAVGYLVPLALRLPRKQAVAIGMEIGIHNGLLAMTIAMSPTLLANPTMAMPAAIYSLIMYFTAAAFGFFVTRGNAEAQDSSAVSPTPNSTPEKVS, from the coding sequence ATGCAGGCCAACTCCATCGCCACAGACTTCATGATGGTCGCGCTCGGCATCATCATGCTGGGTCTCGGCCTGTCGCTGACGGTCGCGGACTTCAAGCGCGTCATCGTCTATCCGCGTGCGGTCATTGTCGGGCTGGTGTGCCAGATGTTCCTGCTGCCCGCCGCCTGCGCGCTGATCGCGCACGCGTTCGGCCTGCCTCCTGAGTTGGCCGTGGGGTTGATGCTGCTGGCGGCGTCTCCCGGCGGCGCCACGGCGAACCTCTTCAGCCACCTGGCGCGTGGCGACGTGGCGCTCAACATCACGCTGACGGCGGTGAACAGCGCGCTGACGCTGATCACCCTGCCCCTCATCATCAACCTGTCGATGACGCACTTCATGGGCGAGGGCCGCGCGGTCCCCATGCAGTTCGGCAAGGTGCTGCAGGTCTTCGCCATCGTGCTCGGCCCGGTGAGCCTGGGCATGTTCATCCGCTCCAAGCGCCCGAGCGTGGCGCTGAAGCTGGACAAGCCCATCCGCCTCCTGTCCGTCGCGTTCCTGGCGGCGCTGATTGCCGCCGCCGTCTACAAGGACCGCGCGAATGTGGGCACCTACTTCCAGCAGGTGGGCTCGGCCGCGCTCGCCTTCAACCTGGCCAGCATGGCGGTGGGCTACCTCGTGCCGCTGGCGCTGCGACTGCCGCGAAAGCAGGCGGTGGCCATCGGCATGGAGATTGGCATCCACAACGGGCTGCTCGCGATGACCATCGCCATGAGCCCCACGCTGCTGGCCAATCCCACCATGGCCATGCCCGCGGCCATCTACAGCCTCATCATGTACTTCACCGCGGCGGCCTTCGGCTTCTTCGTCACCCGCGGCAACGCAGAAGCCCAGGACTCCTCGGCAGTGTCCCCCACCCCCAACTCCACTCCGGAGAAGGTGTCGTAA
- a CDS encoding FKBP-type peptidyl-prolyl cis-trans isomerase: MNITKDSVVSIDFRLHLGDGKAVDESEPGDPLVYLQGYEEIVPGLEKALEGKTRGDTLKVVVTPDEGYGDYDPDGLEEVPRSEFPEGLELAEGGVLSATDPDGDEVDFFIKEVRKDTVLVDFNHPLAGKTLHFEVTVRDVRAATAEELEHGHAHGPGDDHDH; encoded by the coding sequence ATGAACATTACCAAGGACAGCGTCGTCTCCATCGACTTCCGGCTTCACCTCGGAGACGGAAAGGCAGTGGACGAGAGCGAGCCCGGTGACCCGCTCGTCTACCTGCAGGGCTATGAGGAAATCGTCCCCGGCCTCGAGAAGGCGCTGGAGGGCAAGACGCGCGGCGACACCCTGAAGGTGGTCGTCACCCCCGACGAGGGCTACGGCGACTACGACCCGGACGGGCTGGAGGAAGTCCCCCGCAGCGAGTTCCCCGAGGGCCTGGAGCTGGCGGAGGGCGGCGTGCTCAGCGCCACCGACCCGGACGGCGACGAGGTGGACTTCTTCATCAAGGAAGTGCGCAAGGACACCGTGCTGGTGGACTTCAACCACCCCCTGGCCGGCAAGACGCTCCACTTCGAAGTCACCGTGCGTGACGTGCGCGCCGCCACGGCCGAGGAGCTGGAGCACGGCCACGCGCACGGCCCCGGCGACGACCACGACCACTGA
- a CDS encoding ribonuclease H-like domain-containing protein, translated as MDLKRKLARLTGVGPGGKTPAAPGGSAPVEPGHDANRLTGNAPSTPSHDASTVASNTRSDAGQERVPGLTPPPSVPRWNAGSIPAAPRAEARPASTPPEAGTHPESPLSQGPHPEARTGTTPEQPRSQDPRVEALRRMLADWSQRQELSTARRPPAPTPPPPGPLPVEARTTAYGTVHVSECVLPPDHHHGSAPLAAALDVEGPLVASLALHAELAGVDFQRMLFLDTETTGLAGGTGTVPFLVGLAWFEGRSLRVHQLFLRRLGEEAPMLRVLSERMAQSSCLVTFNGKSFDWPLLRTRFVLNRVTAPAELPHLDLLHCARRVFKHRGTGTRLVHMEEHVLGHRRVGDVDGSLIPELYFRYLRGGDGSALTPVLEHNVNDLLLLAALLGELVRRFRAGGAGASVPPDEDPRDLLGFAGVALRARDYARAQAFARAAAAGDRGAVGVEALALASRLARKVGDPDAAAGHLHQALTSAKGFQAATLHLELAKLYEHRLKDLPKALHHAKLSAAAELPADHQRRVLRLEGRLARGARAYSLDLTGRPQRPPA; from the coding sequence GTGGACCTGAAGCGAAAGCTGGCGCGGCTGACCGGTGTGGGCCCTGGAGGGAAGACTCCGGCGGCTCCGGGCGGCTCCGCGCCCGTCGAACCGGGCCACGACGCGAACAGGCTCACCGGCAACGCCCCGAGCACGCCGAGCCATGATGCGAGCACGGTCGCCAGCAACACCCGGAGCGATGCGGGCCAGGAGCGTGTCCCTGGCCTCACGCCACCGCCGAGCGTGCCGCGCTGGAATGCCGGTTCCATTCCCGCGGCGCCGCGTGCCGAAGCACGTCCTGCCTCGACGCCACCGGAGGCGGGAACCCACCCGGAGTCGCCCCTCTCGCAGGGACCTCATCCCGAGGCGCGCACAGGAACCACCCCCGAGCAACCCCGCTCGCAGGACCCACGGGTCGAAGCCCTCCGCCGGATGCTCGCGGACTGGTCGCAGCGCCAGGAGCTCTCCACCGCGCGCCGGCCTCCCGCGCCCACGCCGCCGCCTCCCGGCCCGCTGCCCGTGGAGGCCCGGACCACCGCCTACGGCACCGTCCACGTCTCCGAGTGCGTCCTCCCGCCGGACCACCACCACGGCTCCGCGCCGCTGGCGGCGGCGCTGGACGTGGAGGGCCCGCTCGTCGCCAGCCTCGCGCTGCACGCGGAGCTTGCGGGCGTGGACTTCCAGCGGATGCTCTTCCTGGACACGGAGACCACGGGCCTCGCCGGAGGCACCGGCACCGTGCCCTTCCTCGTGGGGCTGGCCTGGTTCGAGGGCCGCTCGCTCCGGGTACACCAGCTCTTCCTGCGCCGGCTGGGAGAAGAGGCCCCCATGCTGCGGGTCCTCTCCGAGCGCATGGCGCAGTCCTCCTGCCTGGTGACGTTCAACGGCAAGAGCTTCGACTGGCCCCTGCTGCGCACGCGCTTCGTGCTCAACCGCGTGACGGCGCCCGCCGAGCTGCCACACCTGGACTTGCTCCACTGCGCCCGCCGCGTCTTCAAGCACCGGGGCACCGGCACGCGCCTGGTGCACATGGAGGAGCACGTCCTGGGCCACCGCCGCGTCGGAGACGTGGATGGCTCGCTGATTCCGGAGCTGTACTTCCGCTACCTCCGGGGCGGAGATGGCTCCGCGCTGACGCCGGTGCTGGAGCACAACGTCAACGACCTGCTGCTCCTGGCCGCGCTGCTCGGCGAGCTCGTGCGGCGCTTCCGTGCGGGCGGCGCGGGCGCCTCCGTCCCTCCGGACGAGGACCCGAGGGACCTGCTCGGCTTCGCGGGCGTCGCGCTCCGGGCTCGGGACTACGCGCGGGCACAGGCCTTCGCCCGGGCCGCCGCCGCGGGAGACCGGGGCGCGGTGGGCGTGGAGGCCCTGGCGCTGGCCTCCCGGCTGGCCCGCAAGGTCGGCGACCCGGACGCCGCCGCCGGGCACCTGCACCAGGCGCTCACCTCCGCGAAGGGCTTCCAGGCCGCGACCCTGCACCTGGAGCTGGCGAAGCTCTACGAGCACCGCCTCAAGGACCTGCCCAAGGCCCTGCACCACGCGAAGCTCTCCGCCGCCGCCGAGCTCCCCGCCGACCACCAGCGCCGCGTCCTCCGGCTGGAGGGACGGCTCGCCCGGGGCGCGCGGGCGTACTCGCTGGACCTCACCGGACGGCCCCAGCGCCCCCCGGCCTGA
- a CDS encoding DEAD/DEAH box helicase, which yields MKPEKEADAFAGPRRNPWNAPRGLDAVLQGWRSDRTLLPSFVLDEATPARAGVFAPVPEDVAPQVREALHKRGIDQLFSHQAEAYRLARAGQSLVIATPTASGKSLCYNLPLLDRFAREPQARALYLFPTKALSRDQEESLRALMREAGLNHGAITFDGDTPADARRAARERSGVLLTNPDMLHTGILPHHASWARLFSNLRYVVIDELHTYRGVFGSHLANVLRRLQRVARFHGADPVFVAASATIGNPQAHARRMLGREVALVSESGAPSGERRVMVFNPPVVNAELGIRASYLKTAVRLTSDLVRAGVSTLLFGQSRNNIEVMLKYLRDRFVEEKLDPSLIQGYRGGYLPGTRRATEAALRAGEVRCVVATNALELGIDIGSLDAVVCAGYPGSVAALMQRFGRAGRRGAGSLALLVTSSAPLDQYLAADPRFLVGAPVEHARIDPDNVEILVQHLKCASFELPFEEGEPFGDVPPESTAEALGFLAQHEVVHATVGEAGRRVYHWSTDAYPANHVSLRSVGWDNVVIIERGTDRTLAEMDFRSAHTMLHEQAIYQHEGEQYQVERFDYENHKAYVRKVAPDYFTDAMTYVRVHVIQEDQGAPMGPDLQAGMGEVSVIEKVVGYKKIKFHTHENVGYGDVTLPEMQMHTTALWLTVPESVVRSMRAPRPAVIDALRGVTNALRTVACVGLMIDPRDVGKTLGSRDDAEGPPRKDGGVGFDPTIFLYDNVPGGVGLAARLFDQRDELLLRARRLLESCQCEEGCPACIGPATGTTPGSAPVDPYPRKRLGLELLSALGVAGIQ from the coding sequence ATGAAGCCTGAGAAGGAAGCAGACGCGTTCGCCGGGCCTCGCCGCAACCCCTGGAACGCCCCTCGCGGGCTGGATGCCGTGCTCCAGGGCTGGCGCTCGGACCGGACGCTCTTGCCGTCCTTCGTGCTCGACGAGGCCACGCCTGCCCGTGCCGGTGTCTTCGCGCCCGTGCCCGAGGACGTGGCCCCGCAGGTGCGCGAGGCCCTCCACAAGCGCGGCATCGACCAGCTCTTCTCCCATCAGGCGGAGGCCTACCGGCTGGCCCGCGCGGGGCAGAGCCTGGTCATCGCCACGCCCACCGCCTCCGGAAAGAGCCTCTGCTACAACCTGCCGCTGCTGGACCGCTTCGCCCGGGAGCCGCAGGCCCGCGCCCTGTACCTGTTCCCCACCAAGGCGCTGTCTCGAGACCAGGAGGAGTCCCTGCGCGCGCTGATGCGCGAGGCAGGGCTGAACCACGGCGCGATTACGTTCGACGGGGACACGCCCGCGGATGCACGCCGGGCCGCGCGTGAGCGCAGCGGCGTGCTGCTCACCAACCCGGACATGCTCCACACGGGCATCCTCCCGCACCACGCGAGCTGGGCGCGCCTGTTCTCCAACCTGCGCTACGTCGTCATCGACGAGCTGCACACGTACCGGGGCGTCTTCGGCTCGCACCTCGCCAACGTGCTGCGCCGGCTGCAGCGGGTGGCGCGCTTCCATGGTGCGGACCCGGTCTTCGTGGCGGCCTCGGCCACCATCGGCAACCCGCAGGCGCATGCGCGGCGGATGCTCGGGCGGGAGGTGGCGCTGGTGTCGGAGAGCGGCGCCCCGTCCGGCGAGCGCCGCGTCATGGTGTTCAACCCGCCGGTGGTGAACGCGGAGCTGGGCATCCGCGCCAGCTACCTCAAGACGGCGGTGCGCCTCACGTCGGACCTGGTGCGCGCGGGCGTGTCCACGCTGCTGTTCGGCCAGTCGCGCAACAACATCGAGGTGATGCTCAAGTACCTCAGGGACCGCTTCGTCGAGGAGAAGCTGGACCCGTCCCTCATCCAGGGCTACCGGGGCGGCTACCTCCCGGGCACGCGCCGGGCCACGGAGGCGGCGCTGCGCGCGGGCGAGGTGCGCTGCGTGGTGGCCACCAACGCGCTGGAGCTGGGCATCGACATCGGCTCGCTGGACGCGGTGGTGTGCGCGGGCTACCCGGGCTCGGTGGCGGCGCTGATGCAGCGCTTCGGTCGGGCAGGGCGGCGCGGGGCGGGGAGCCTGGCGCTGCTGGTGACTTCGAGCGCGCCGCTGGACCAGTACCTCGCGGCGGATCCGCGCTTCCTCGTCGGCGCGCCGGTGGAGCACGCGCGCATCGACCCGGACAACGTGGAGATCCTCGTCCAGCACCTCAAGTGCGCGTCCTTCGAGCTGCCCTTCGAGGAGGGAGAGCCCTTCGGGGACGTGCCGCCCGAGTCCACGGCGGAGGCGCTCGGGTTCCTGGCGCAGCACGAGGTGGTGCACGCCACGGTGGGGGAGGCGGGCCGGCGGGTGTACCACTGGTCCACGGATGCGTACCCGGCCAACCACGTGTCGCTGCGCAGCGTGGGCTGGGACAACGTGGTCATCATCGAGCGGGGCACGGACCGGACGCTGGCGGAGATGGACTTCCGCTCGGCGCACACGATGCTGCACGAGCAGGCCATCTACCAGCACGAGGGCGAGCAGTACCAGGTCGAGCGCTTCGACTACGAGAACCACAAGGCCTACGTGCGCAAGGTGGCGCCGGACTACTTCACCGACGCAATGACGTACGTGCGCGTGCACGTCATCCAGGAGGACCAGGGCGCGCCCATGGGGCCGGACCTCCAGGCGGGCATGGGCGAGGTGAGCGTCATCGAGAAGGTGGTGGGCTACAAGAAGATCAAGTTCCACACGCATGAGAACGTGGGCTACGGCGACGTGACGCTGCCGGAGATGCAGATGCACACCACGGCGCTGTGGCTGACGGTGCCGGAGTCGGTGGTGCGCTCGATGCGAGCGCCCCGGCCCGCGGTCATCGACGCGCTGCGCGGGGTGACGAACGCGCTGCGCACAGTGGCGTGCGTGGGGCTGATGATCGACCCGAGGGACGTGGGCAAGACGCTCGGCAGCCGGGACGACGCCGAGGGGCCGCCGCGCAAGGACGGAGGCGTGGGCTTCGACCCGACCATCTTCCTCTACGACAACGTGCCCGGCGGGGTGGGGCTGGCCGCGAGGCTGTTCGACCAGCGCGACGAGCTGCTGCTCCGTGCGCGCAGGCTGCTGGAGTCGTGTCAGTGCGAGGAGGGGTGCCCGGCCTGCATCGGCCCGGCGACGGGGACGACGCCAGGGAGCGCGCCAGTGGACCCGTATCCCCGCAAGCGGCTGGGGCTGGAGCTGTTGTCCGCGCTGGGCGTCGCGGGGATTCAGTAG
- a CDS encoding ArsB/NhaD family transporter, translating into MALAIFLFTYVFIAGARLPFLRLDRPGGALLGAVLMVVLGVVTPAEVFNHSEDTARHAIDGDTIVLLLGMMLLAAYLSQAAFFRTAGAWAVRRAHTPRVLLVAVTFISAVLSAFLVNDTVCLMLTPLVLATVEDARLPPAPYLLAVCMGSNSGSVATFTGNPQNMLIQGASGLSYASFSAYMALPALVSTAIVTGALVYLFRHDLPSKRFDPQPPPPPVDRGLLVLTLVVLAGVVAAFFAGLPMSWSALAGAALVMALSRREPREALERVDWVLLLFFASLFVVVYGVNKHGWAEDIRGLFAPLMAGPPWRETLGFASLTLVASNLFSNVPFVMLARTWVPTLQNVELGWHVLALGSTLAGNLTLIGSVANLIVFEAARGKVEMSFMRYLRVGLPVTLVSFVAGLAVLLLEHALF; encoded by the coding sequence GTGGCCCTTGCCATCTTCCTGTTCACCTATGTCTTCATCGCCGGCGCGCGCCTTCCCTTCCTGAGGCTGGACCGGCCCGGGGGCGCGCTGCTGGGCGCCGTGCTCATGGTGGTGCTCGGCGTCGTCACCCCCGCCGAGGTCTTCAACCACAGCGAGGACACCGCCCGGCACGCCATCGACGGGGACACCATCGTCCTGCTGCTGGGGATGATGCTGCTGGCCGCCTACCTGTCCCAGGCGGCCTTCTTCCGCACCGCCGGCGCCTGGGCCGTGCGCCGCGCCCATACCCCGCGCGTGCTGCTGGTGGCCGTCACCTTCATCTCCGCGGTGCTGTCCGCCTTCCTCGTCAACGACACCGTGTGCCTGATGCTCACGCCCCTGGTGCTGGCCACGGTGGAGGACGCGCGCCTGCCCCCCGCGCCGTACCTGCTCGCGGTGTGCATGGGCAGCAACAGCGGCTCGGTGGCGACCTTCACCGGCAACCCGCAGAACATGCTCATCCAGGGCGCGTCGGGCCTGTCCTACGCCAGCTTCTCCGCGTACATGGCGCTGCCCGCGCTCGTCTCCACCGCCATCGTCACCGGCGCACTCGTCTACCTCTTCCGCCACGACCTGCCCTCGAAGCGCTTCGACCCGCAGCCGCCGCCTCCGCCCGTGGACCGCGGGCTGCTGGTGCTCACGCTCGTCGTGCTCGCCGGCGTCGTCGCCGCCTTCTTCGCCGGCCTGCCCATGAGCTGGAGCGCCCTGGCCGGCGCCGCCCTGGTGATGGCCCTGTCCCGCCGCGAGCCGCGCGAGGCGCTGGAGCGCGTGGACTGGGTGCTGCTGCTCTTCTTCGCCAGCCTCTTCGTCGTCGTCTATGGCGTGAACAAGCACGGCTGGGCCGAGGACATCCGCGGGCTGTTCGCGCCCCTCATGGCCGGCCCGCCGTGGCGCGAGACGCTGGGCTTCGCGAGCCTGACGCTCGTCGCCTCCAACCTCTTCAGCAACGTGCCCTTCGTCATGCTCGCGCGCACGTGGGTGCCCACGCTCCAGAACGTCGAGCTGGGCTGGCACGTGCTCGCGCTGGGCTCCACCCTGGCCGGCAACCTCACCCTGATTGGCAGCGTGGCCAACCTCATCGTCTTCGAGGCGGCGCGCGGCAAGGTGGAGATGAGCTTCATGCGCTACCTGCGCGTAGGGCTGCCCGTCACGCTGGTCAGCTTCGTCGCCGGCCTCGCGGTGCTCCTCCTGGAGCACGCCCTCTTCTGA
- a CDS encoding GspE/PulE/PilB domain-containing protein — translation MDAGLLTETQLRSALAEQRKWGGRLGLTLVQMRFVDESSMVHALSRQLAIPTVDLERHSPSPVAMQALRVDIAERYTVFPTAFDPANKLLTVATADPTNVESLQELAFHAGQRIQVVVAAASSIERAIRRHYHGEITSTTATPLAFGMDEPTFELAPPAETDTVLVPARPSVQQAAPAPVPRESELVQRVEELSQQVSSLERMVAQQARSLRAMLELLETRGLVTRDDYLAKVR, via the coding sequence ATGGACGCCGGCCTCCTGACGGAGACCCAGCTGCGCTCCGCCCTCGCCGAGCAGCGCAAGTGGGGAGGCCGGCTGGGGCTGACCCTGGTGCAGATGCGCTTCGTGGACGAGAGCTCCATGGTCCACGCCCTGTCCCGGCAGCTGGCCATTCCCACGGTGGACCTGGAGCGCCATTCCCCCTCGCCGGTGGCCATGCAGGCGCTCCGGGTGGACATCGCCGAGCGGTACACCGTCTTCCCCACCGCCTTCGACCCGGCGAACAAGCTGCTCACCGTCGCCACCGCGGACCCCACCAACGTGGAGTCGCTCCAGGAGCTGGCCTTCCATGCCGGCCAGCGCATCCAGGTGGTCGTCGCGGCGGCCTCGTCCATCGAGCGCGCCATCCGCCGCCACTACCACGGCGAAATCACCTCGACGACGGCCACCCCGCTCGCCTTCGGCATGGACGAGCCCACCTTCGAGCTGGCGCCCCCCGCCGAGACGGACACCGTCCTGGTGCCCGCGCGCCCGTCGGTGCAGCAGGCCGCGCCCGCGCCCGTGCCTCGCGAGAGCGAGCTCGTGCAGCGCGTGGAGGAGCTGTCGCAACAGGTGTCCAGCCTGGAGCGCATGGTGGCCCAGCAGGCGCGCTCGCTGCGCGCGATGCTGGAGCTGCTGGAGACGCGGGGCCTGGTGACTCGCGACGACTACCTCGCGAAGGTGCGGTGA
- a CDS encoding cyclic nucleotide-binding domain-containing protein has protein sequence MELRKLKDKATEAFSKGRFSKAAELYEEYCQADPKDLQSRLRTGDAWAKAGQRERAITAYQSAAEGFAKEGFLPRAIAASKLILELDPAHRGVQQMLADLYARRGTPAGARAREMMGSAAPAPVTPTAPPPVRSRLPDEVLAAVAEIDVDVEADVPEVTGTLEAQGAPVDLSSELSISVDGPGSAGSEEVVHSVSVGLAYLVPDDDGAGEASRSVEAAPPAAIAGVDDEPLVMGEPVDDADAQAAASPEPASAPPASVDSAGTSTAPAAPMPPVSTRIPAVGATGPGVSAPPPAAPLAAAPAPASPGPQEAVRPATSVLPPGLAPRATSRVAAPPAATNTPLAAAPSSTPSGKWKALSSPIADATAQGPDTPLPATSSAPPGLRPRRAEPQAPAGATALSISGLSPELGASLRAAGGASSFTELELESDSLLHAVELAAQSGLSQRAAMGATSSADEEEVYSLTEEVGPEGPSLNELPTVPLFSDLPRDAFIELFERCPLRRFGPGELIIQQGSHGDAFYVICEGAVRVFRTDGGQRQDLATLEGGACFGEMALLSGAARTASVEGASEDTQLLELSAPVLAELSRSYPLVAKALKKFCRQRLLTNVMNTSALFRPFNRSDRRTLVERFRARDVERDEVIIQDGDETDGLYVVLSGEVEVRKDGHLLTRLKEGDLFGEISLLQKTPATATVAATRHTTVLRLPRTDFDMLISSHPQILVLISELSDERLRRTERVLGEMAAAAQLPSEDELILV, from the coding sequence ATGGAGCTGCGCAAGCTCAAGGACAAGGCCACCGAAGCCTTCAGCAAGGGGCGCTTTTCCAAGGCAGCGGAGCTCTACGAGGAGTATTGCCAGGCCGACCCGAAGGACCTCCAGTCGCGCCTGCGCACGGGTGACGCGTGGGCGAAGGCCGGCCAGCGCGAGCGGGCCATCACCGCCTACCAGTCCGCCGCCGAGGGCTTCGCGAAGGAGGGCTTCCTCCCGCGCGCCATCGCGGCGAGCAAGCTCATCCTGGAGCTGGACCCGGCGCACCGGGGCGTGCAGCAGATGCTCGCGGACCTGTACGCGCGGCGGGGCACGCCGGCCGGCGCGCGGGCGCGAGAGATGATGGGGAGCGCGGCTCCGGCCCCCGTGACTCCGACGGCCCCCCCGCCCGTCAGGTCGCGCCTGCCCGACGAGGTGCTCGCGGCGGTGGCGGAGATCGACGTGGATGTCGAGGCCGACGTCCCCGAGGTGACCGGAACCCTGGAGGCCCAGGGGGCGCCGGTGGACCTGTCCTCGGAGCTGTCGATCTCCGTGGATGGCCCCGGGAGCGCGGGCTCGGAAGAGGTCGTCCACTCCGTGAGCGTCGGGCTGGCGTACCTCGTCCCGGATGATGATGGGGCAGGGGAGGCCTCCCGGAGCGTCGAGGCCGCCCCACCCGCGGCGATAGCGGGAGTGGACGACGAGCCGCTGGTGATGGGCGAGCCCGTGGATGACGCTGACGCACAGGCTGCGGCCAGCCCCGAGCCTGCTTCCGCACCGCCTGCCAGCGTCGACAGCGCTGGTACGAGCACGGCGCCCGCCGCACCCATGCCGCCCGTCAGCACCCGCATTCCGGCCGTCGGCGCTACCGGGCCTGGCGTGAGTGCGCCTCCTCCGGCCGCCCCCCTGGCGGCGGCTCCAGCCCCCGCGTCCCCCGGTCCGCAGGAGGCCGTGCGCCCCGCGACGAGCGTGTTGCCTCCGGGCCTCGCGCCACGCGCCACGTCGCGAGTGGCCGCACCTCCGGCCGCTACGAATACCCCGCTGGCCGCCGCACCCTCGTCCACCCCGAGCGGGAAGTGGAAGGCCCTGTCTTCACCCATCGCGGACGCCACCGCGCAGGGCCCCGACACGCCTCTCCCCGCGACCTCCTCCGCGCCGCCCGGCCTGCGCCCGCGCCGCGCCGAGCCCCAGGCTCCCGCCGGAGCCACCGCGCTCTCCATCTCCGGGCTCTCTCCAGAGCTCGGCGCGTCACTGCGCGCGGCCGGGGGAGCGTCGTCCTTCACGGAGCTCGAGCTGGAGTCCGACTCGCTGCTGCATGCAGTGGAGCTGGCGGCCCAGTCCGGCCTGAGCCAGCGCGCCGCGATGGGCGCCACGTCCAGTGCCGACGAAGAAGAGGTCTACAGCCTCACGGAGGAGGTCGGCCCGGAGGGGCCCTCGCTCAACGAGCTGCCCACCGTGCCGCTGTTCTCGGACCTGCCGCGCGACGCGTTCATCGAGCTGTTCGAGCGCTGTCCGCTGCGGCGCTTCGGCCCGGGTGAGCTCATCATCCAGCAGGGCAGCCACGGCGACGCCTTCTACGTCATCTGCGAGGGCGCCGTGCGCGTCTTCCGGACGGACGGCGGCCAGCGCCAGGACCTGGCCACGCTGGAGGGCGGCGCCTGCTTCGGCGAGATGGCGCTGCTGTCCGGCGCGGCGCGCACCGCCTCCGTCGAGGGCGCGTCGGAGGACACGCAGCTGCTGGAGCTCTCCGCGCCGGTGCTCGCCGAGCTGTCGCGCAGCTACCCGCTGGTGGCCAAGGCCCTGAAGAAGTTCTGCCGTCAGCGGCTGCTGACGAACGTGATGAACACCTCCGCGCTGTTCCGGCCCTTCAACCGGAGCGACCGGCGCACGCTGGTGGAGCGCTTCCGCGCGCGCGACGTCGAGCGCGACGAGGTCATCATCCAGGACGGGGACGAGACGGATGGCCTCTACGTGGTGCTGTCCGGCGAGGTGGAGGTGCGCAAGGACGGCCACCTGCTGACGCGGCTGAAGGAAGGCGACCTGTTCGGGGAGATCTCCCTCCTGCAGAAGACGCCGGCCACCGCCACGGTGGCGGCCACGCGGCACACCACGGTGCTGCGGCTGCCGCGCACGGACTTCGACATGCTCATCTCCAGCCACCCGCAGATTCTCGTCCTCATCTCCGAGCTGAGCGACGAGCGCCTGCGCCGCACCGAGCGGGTGCTGGGGGAGATGGCCGCCGCCGCGCAGCTCCCCTCCGAGGACGAGCTCATCCTGGTGTGA